The Pseudomonas baetica genome includes a region encoding these proteins:
- a CDS encoding CvfB family protein: MALVGRYNSLQVVKHTNFGLYLDGGADGEILLPNRYIPKDIPSEDEDWLNVFIYLDSEDKLLATTEKPKVQVGEFASLKVVEVNSIGVFLDWGLPKDLLLPYSEEKRQMTAGEYCVVHVYLDKHTRRITATARLDRYLDKTPATYSQGQEVDLLVAEATDMGFKAIINNKHWGLIHKNEIFKFMRAGMIEKGFIKEVRADGKISLSLQPVGQEAASSLNSKILAKLRENDGTLPVSDKSDPALISSLFGVSKGNFKKAIGSLYKEGKIAIHADRIELT; the protein is encoded by the coding sequence ATGGCTTTAGTCGGGCGTTACAACAGTCTGCAAGTGGTTAAACACACTAACTTCGGTTTATATCTGGACGGCGGTGCCGACGGCGAAATTCTTTTGCCCAACCGTTATATCCCCAAAGATATTCCCAGCGAAGATGAAGACTGGCTCAATGTTTTTATTTATCTGGACAGCGAAGACAAACTTCTCGCCACCACTGAAAAACCGAAAGTTCAGGTCGGCGAATTTGCCAGCCTGAAAGTGGTTGAAGTCAACAGCATCGGTGTGTTCCTCGATTGGGGCCTGCCGAAGGATCTGTTGCTGCCGTATTCCGAAGAGAAACGTCAGATGACCGCTGGCGAGTACTGCGTGGTGCACGTTTATCTCGATAAACATACCCGCCGTATCACCGCCACGGCACGTCTGGATCGCTACCTCGACAAAACCCCGGCCACTTACAGCCAGGGCCAGGAAGTTGATCTGCTGGTTGCCGAAGCCACCGACATGGGCTTCAAGGCGATCATCAACAACAAACACTGGGGTTTGATCCACAAGAATGAAATCTTCAAGTTCATGCGCGCCGGCATGATCGAGAAAGGCTTCATCAAGGAAGTGCGCGCCGACGGCAAGATCAGCCTGAGCCTGCAGCCGGTCGGCCAGGAAGCGGCCAGCAGCCTGAACTCGAAGATTCTCGCCAAGTTGCGCGAGAACGACGGCACGCTGCCAGTCAGCGACAAGAGTGATCCGGCGTTGATCAGCAGCCTGTTCGGCGTCAGCAAAGGCAACTTCAAGAAGGCCATCGGCTCGCTGTACAAGGAAGGCAAGATCGCCATTCACGCTGACCGCATTGAACTAACCTGA
- a CDS encoding DUF2177 family protein, which yields MKKTLIAYVATLVTVLLLDGIWLGLLMAPTYRELLGPLMLEKPLLIPAAVFYCLYVFGCLMFVVLPAARLQWAAKRGALLGLIAYGTYDLTNWATLRGWSVQVSLMDWAWGTFATAVACSVGFLVAKRL from the coding sequence ATGAAAAAAACGCTGATTGCCTACGTCGCCACGCTGGTGACGGTTCTTTTGCTCGACGGCATCTGGCTCGGCCTGTTGATGGCGCCGACCTATCGTGAACTGCTAGGGCCGCTGATGCTCGAAAAACCGCTGCTGATTCCCGCAGCGGTTTTTTATTGCCTGTACGTTTTTGGTTGCTTGATGTTTGTGGTGTTGCCAGCGGCCCGTTTGCAGTGGGCAGCAAAGCGGGGCGCTTTGCTGGGACTTATCGCGTATGGGACGTATGACCTGACCAATTGGGCGACGTTACGCGGGTGGTCGGTGCAGGTGTCGTTGATGGATTGGGCGTGGGGGACGTTTGCTACCGCTGTGGCTTGTTCGGTCGGGTTTCTGGTTGCGAAACGGTTGTGA
- a CDS encoding DMT family transporter yields the protein MIGLCLIWGVQQVMIKWAAPDIAPVMQAAGRSGISALLVGLLICWKGGWDQVGNTWRGGLLAGALFGLEFFFISEGLQLTTAAHMSVFLYTAPIFTALGVHFLLASERLRPLQWLGILLAFIGIAIAFAGGVSWDNLDRRMLLGDAFGVLAGACWGATTVVVRASRLSEAPVTLTLFYQLIVGFVGLLLIALFSGQISHVSLTTVAVASVLFQGLVVSFFSYLVWFWLLRRYLAANLAVFSFMTPLFGVTFGVLLLGEQLSLNFIIGAVLVLLGITFVSAEQWVRRRLRKALGQ from the coding sequence ATGATTGGCCTGTGCCTGATCTGGGGCGTGCAGCAGGTCATGATCAAGTGGGCGGCGCCGGACATTGCGCCGGTGATGCAGGCGGCGGGGCGGTCGGGTATTTCCGCGTTGCTTGTAGGATTGCTGATCTGCTGGAAGGGCGGTTGGGATCAGGTCGGCAACACCTGGCGCGGCGGCTTGCTGGCCGGTGCACTGTTCGGTCTGGAGTTCTTCTTCATCAGCGAAGGCTTGCAACTGACCACCGCTGCGCACATGTCGGTGTTCCTCTACACCGCGCCAATCTTTACAGCATTGGGCGTGCATTTTCTGTTGGCCAGCGAGCGTTTGCGGCCATTGCAGTGGCTGGGGATTTTGCTCGCATTCATTGGTATTGCGATTGCCTTTGCCGGCGGCGTGTCGTGGGACAACCTCGACCGACGCATGCTGCTGGGCGATGCCTTTGGCGTGTTGGCCGGCGCCTGTTGGGGCGCGACCACCGTGGTGGTGCGCGCCTCGCGACTGTCGGAAGCGCCGGTGACGCTGACCCTGTTCTATCAGTTGATCGTCGGCTTCGTCGGCCTGCTGCTGATCGCATTGTTCAGTGGCCAGATCAGCCACGTCAGCCTGACCACCGTGGCGGTGGCCAGCGTGTTGTTCCAGGGGCTGGTGGTGTCGTTCTTCAGTTACCTGGTGTGGTTCTGGCTGTTGCGCCGTTATCTGGCAGCCAACCTGGCGGTGTTCTCGTTCATGACGCCGCTGTTTGGTGTCACCTTTGGTGTGTTGCTGCTCGGTGAGCAATTGAGCCTGAACTTCATCATCGGCGCGGTGCTGGTGTTGCTCGGCATCACGTTTGTCAGCGCTGAACAGTGGGTACGTCGGCGTTTGCGCAAAGCGCTGGGCCAGTAA
- a CDS encoding MFS transporter — protein MSPLIRLSACFIALMLAMGIGRFALTPQMPHLLSEGQFDLTAAGLIAAANYLGYLLGAVDAMFARRPQQVLRRLHGGLWLCVLLTLASFWASGFWSHLLLRFGTGVASAWVVVMITTLSQPLAAAAGRPRLGALVFAGPGMGIVLTGLLALVSHLLNQTSATLWLIYAAAALVMMLAVWRLLPQPAAARAVAAAAVSPSNRGIGRLAVIYALYGIGYVIPATFLSQMANAQFHGQWQADLFWPCFGLGAAIGVLLVSLRRHDPQTTRHWLVATLWLQAAGVFACLLGSGWGLALGVILCGTPFLACMQLVMQRSRELAPHATQRNAGMLTACFAVGQLGGPLLAALSSHFSGGLQPALLIAGSGLLIAGGLAMQSTVTGPALCANADVPTVQR, from the coding sequence ATGTCGCCACTGATTCGCTTATCCGCCTGCTTCATCGCCCTGATGCTGGCCATGGGCATCGGGCGCTTCGCCCTCACCCCGCAAATGCCGCACCTGCTCAGTGAGGGGCAGTTCGACTTGACCGCCGCCGGTCTGATCGCGGCGGCCAACTACCTCGGTTATCTGCTCGGTGCAGTGGATGCGATGTTCGCCCGGCGTCCGCAACAGGTGCTGCGTCGACTGCACGGTGGCTTGTGGCTATGCGTGCTGCTGACGCTGGCATCCTTCTGGGCCAGCGGCTTCTGGTCGCATCTGCTGCTGCGCTTTGGCACCGGGGTGGCGAGTGCCTGGGTAGTGGTGATGATTACCACGCTCAGTCAGCCGCTGGCTGCGGCGGCGGGTCGTCCACGGCTTGGGGCGCTGGTATTTGCCGGACCGGGAATGGGGATTGTTCTGACGGGGTTGCTGGCGTTGGTCTCACATCTGCTGAACCAGACGTCCGCGACGTTGTGGCTGATTTATGCAGCAGCCGCGTTGGTGATGATGCTGGCGGTCTGGCGACTCCTGCCGCAACCCGCTGCCGCCAGGGCAGTTGCGGCAGCGGCCGTCAGTCCGTCGAATCGTGGCATCGGTCGGTTGGCGGTGATTTACGCTCTGTACGGCATCGGCTACGTCATCCCGGCGACGTTCCTGTCGCAGATGGCCAACGCGCAATTTCACGGGCAATGGCAGGCGGATCTGTTCTGGCCGTGCTTCGGCCTCGGCGCGGCCATCGGGGTGCTGCTGGTGAGTCTGCGCCGTCACGATCCGCAGACCACGCGTCACTGGTTGGTGGCGACGTTGTGGCTACAAGCGGCCGGTGTTTTTGCCTGCCTGTTGGGCAGCGGCTGGGGTCTGGCCTTGGGCGTAATCCTGTGCGGCACGCCGTTCCTGGCCTGCATGCAACTGGTCATGCAACGCTCGCGGGAACTGGCGCCCCACGCCACTCAGCGCAACGCCGGCATGCTTACCGCCTGCTTTGCCGTCGGCCAACTCGGCGGCCCGCTACTGGCCGCGCTGAGCAGCCATTTCAGCGGTGGCTTACAGCCGGCCCTGTTGATCGCAGGCAGCGGCTTGCTGATTGCTGGCGGGCTGGCGATGCAATCGACTGTTACTGGCCCAGCGCTTTGCGCAAACGCCGACGTACCCACTGTTCAGCGCTGA
- the ptrR gene encoding putrescine utilization regulator PtrR: MEFSQLRIFQAVAEEGSITRAAERLHRVPSNLSTRLKQLEEQMGVELFVRERQRLQLSPAGKVLLDYTGKLFALRDQASAAVMGGQPAGDFVVGTMYSTAAIHLPALLARYHKQYPAVNLQVQSAPSGELLEGLLTGRLDAALVDGPLEFAGLDGVPLCEERLVLITEPDHPPVLSARDVEGRSVFTFRRGCSYRMRLEAWFAHAHAAMGRAMEIESYQGMLACVIAGSGVALMSESMLASLPGRESVAVHPLAEPFAGATTWLMWRRGMLGANLNAWIEVQQAVYSAPLTERRETA; the protein is encoded by the coding sequence GTGGAGTTCAGCCAACTACGGATTTTTCAGGCCGTCGCCGAGGAAGGTTCGATCACCCGCGCCGCCGAACGCCTGCACCGGGTGCCGTCGAATCTGTCGACCCGACTGAAACAGCTGGAAGAGCAAATGGGCGTCGAACTGTTCGTCCGTGAGCGTCAGCGCTTGCAGCTGTCACCGGCGGGAAAAGTCTTGCTGGACTACACCGGCAAATTGTTTGCCTTGCGCGATCAGGCCAGCGCGGCAGTGATGGGTGGGCAGCCGGCGGGGGACTTTGTCGTGGGCACCATGTACAGCACGGCGGCGATCCATCTGCCGGCGCTGCTGGCGCGGTATCACAAGCAATACCCGGCGGTGAACCTGCAAGTGCAGTCGGCGCCCAGCGGTGAACTGCTCGAAGGCTTGCTCACGGGGCGTCTCGACGCGGCGCTGGTGGATGGGCCGCTGGAGTTCGCCGGGCTCGACGGCGTGCCCTTGTGTGAGGAAAGACTGGTGTTGATCACCGAACCGGATCATCCGCCGGTACTAAGCGCGCGGGATGTCGAAGGGCGCTCTGTGTTCACCTTCCGCCGCGGCTGTTCCTATCGCATGCGCCTTGAAGCGTGGTTCGCCCATGCCCACGCCGCGATGGGCCGGGCGATGGAGATCGAGTCGTATCAAGGCATGCTCGCCTGCGTGATTGCCGGCAGTGGTGTGGCGTTGATGTCGGAGTCGATGCTGGCCAGTCTGCCGGGACGCGAGAGCGTCGCAGTGCACCCTTTGGCCGAGCCATTTGCGGGTGCGACAACGTGGCTCATGTGGCGCCGGGGCATGCTGGGTGCCAATCTCAATGCGTGGATCGAGGTGCAGCAGGCGGTCTATTCCGCACCTTTGACTGAACGTCGGGAAACAGCCTGA
- a CDS encoding PA1414 family protein — translation MKEKIQNWLHDLGVALGLIEPPLQPVPIRTDDEQRRRQQRRR, via the coding sequence ATGAAAGAGAAAATTCAAAACTGGCTGCATGATTTGGGTGTTGCCCTCGGCTTGATCGAACCGCCTCTGCAACCGGTACCGATTCGCACCGATGACGAGCAGCGCCGCCGTCAACAACGGCGCCGGTAA
- a CDS encoding phosphopantetheine-containing protein — protein MRRAAVRAAVHRYIRRLLETREFNDNTSLVQLGLEKADIEDLIFHLEDEFGLTAFTAEEDHMLKTAKTANDLSRFLLMIARH, from the coding sequence ATGAGAAGAGCTGCCGTACGTGCCGCCGTGCACCGATACATCCGGCGATTGCTGGAAACGCGCGAATTCAATGACAACACCAGTCTGGTGCAATTGGGTTTGGAAAAAGCCGATATCGAGGATTTGATCTTCCACCTAGAGGATGAATTCGGACTGACGGCCTTTACCGCAGAGGAAGATCACATGCTCAAGACGGCGAAGACCGCGAATGACTTGAGCCGTTTTTTGCTGATGATTGCGCGGCACTGA
- a CDS encoding MBL fold metallo-hydrolase: MMIVPRDQWFEVQTLSDGIRLIHEPYIRPFYRCNLWHVQGRDKDLLLDSGSGLVSLREQLPWLTERPLVAVASHCHFDHIAGHHEFAERLVHPAEADILAAPDGENDLSRAFVGDDMFEAHPDCPLCYAEYRVKAAPATGFVEDGDVLDLGNRTLQVLHTPGHSPGGISLYEAATETLFSGDIIYDGPLIEDAYHSNLDDYAASLRRLHALPIRTVHGGHFGSFCGEHLRSMIDEWLRAHA; the protein is encoded by the coding sequence ATGATGATTGTTCCCCGCGATCAGTGGTTCGAAGTGCAAACCCTGAGCGATGGCATTCGCCTGATTCACGAGCCGTACATCCGCCCGTTCTACCGCTGCAACCTCTGGCACGTTCAGGGTCGCGACAAGGATCTGCTGCTCGACAGCGGTTCAGGTCTGGTCAGCCTGCGCGAGCAATTGCCATGGCTGACCGAGCGCCCACTGGTGGCAGTGGCCAGCCATTGTCATTTCGACCATATCGCCGGACATCACGAATTTGCCGAACGCCTGGTGCATCCGGCCGAAGCAGACATTTTGGCAGCGCCGGACGGCGAGAATGACTTGAGCCGCGCCTTCGTCGGCGACGACATGTTCGAGGCGCACCCGGACTGCCCGCTGTGTTACGCCGAGTACCGGGTCAAAGCGGCACCGGCCACTGGGTTTGTCGAGGACGGTGATGTGCTGGATCTGGGCAATCGCACGTTGCAGGTGCTGCACACACCGGGGCATTCGCCGGGTGGGATCAGCCTGTATGAAGCGGCCACCGAGACCCTGTTCAGCGGCGACATCATCTACGACGGGCCGTTGATCGAAGACGCCTACCATTCCAATCTGGATGACTATGCCGCCAGTCTGCGCAGGCTGCACGCCCTGCCGATCCGCACCGTGCATGGCGGACATTTCGGCAGTTTCTGCGGTGAGCATTTGCGCTCGATGATTGACGAATGGTTGCGCGCACACGCCTGA
- a CDS encoding sodium:solute symporter, translating into MALDLFVVLIYAAGMLLLGYFGMRKAKTNEDFLVAGRNLGPSLYMGTMAATVLGGASTVGTVRLGYVHGISGFWLCAALGCGIVALNLFLAKPLLKLKIYTVTQVLEKRYNPMARSASAVIMLAYALMIGVTSILAIGTVLQVLFDLPFWVSVLVGGGVVVIYSAIGGMWSLTLTDIVQFIIKTVGLMFILLPICLYRVGGWDELVLKLPATAFSFTTIGWDTIITYFMIYFFGILIGQDIWQRVFTVKTAKVAQYAGSIAGIYCILYGLACALIGMAAHVLIPDLDNVNNAFAAIVKLSLPDGIRGLVIAAALAAMMSTASAGLLAAATTLTEDLLPKLRGGKQSSLAINRLFTLLTGIVVLGIALVVNDVISALTLAYNLLVGGMLVPLIGAIFWKRATTAGAIASMGLGFATALVFMFKDGLDANTPIYYSLAVGLVSFVVVSLASRRPATVASAI; encoded by the coding sequence ATGGCTTTGGATTTATTCGTCGTCCTCATCTACGCCGCCGGCATGCTCTTGCTCGGCTACTTCGGCATGCGCAAAGCCAAGACCAACGAAGATTTTCTGGTCGCCGGTCGCAACCTCGGCCCAAGCCTGTACATGGGCACCATGGCCGCAACCGTGCTGGGTGGCGCGTCCACCGTCGGCACCGTGCGCCTGGGCTACGTGCATGGCATCTCCGGTTTCTGGCTGTGTGCGGCACTGGGTTGCGGCATCGTCGCGCTGAACCTGTTCCTCGCCAAACCGCTGCTGAAACTGAAGATCTACACCGTTACCCAAGTGCTGGAAAAACGCTACAACCCGATGGCCCGCTCGGCGAGCGCGGTGATCATGCTGGCCTACGCGCTGATGATCGGCGTGACCTCGATACTGGCCATCGGCACCGTCCTGCAAGTGCTGTTTGACCTGCCATTCTGGGTCTCGGTACTCGTCGGTGGTGGCGTCGTGGTGATCTACTCGGCGATCGGCGGCATGTGGTCGCTGACCCTCACCGACATCGTCCAGTTCATCATCAAGACCGTGGGCCTGATGTTCATCCTGTTGCCAATCTGCCTGTACCGCGTTGGCGGTTGGGACGAGCTGGTGCTGAAACTGCCGGCCACTGCCTTCAGCTTCACCACGATTGGCTGGGACACGATCATCACCTACTTCATGATCTACTTCTTCGGCATCCTGATCGGTCAGGACATCTGGCAACGGGTGTTCACCGTCAAGACCGCTAAAGTCGCGCAATACGCCGGCAGCATCGCCGGTATCTACTGCATCCTTTACGGTCTGGCCTGTGCGCTGATCGGCATGGCTGCGCACGTGCTGATCCCGGATCTGGACAACGTCAACAACGCCTTCGCCGCCATCGTCAAACTGTCGCTGCCGGACGGCATCCGTGGTCTGGTGATTGCTGCGGCACTCGCTGCAATGATGTCCACCGCCAGCGCCGGCCTGCTCGCCGCGGCCACGACCCTGACTGAAGACCTGCTGCCGAAACTGCGTGGCGGCAAACAGTCGAGCCTGGCCATCAACCGTCTGTTCACCCTGCTGACCGGTATCGTCGTGCTGGGCATCGCGCTGGTGGTGAACGACGTGATCAGCGCCCTGACCCTCGCTTACAACCTGTTGGTGGGCGGCATGCTGGTTCCGCTGATCGGTGCGATCTTCTGGAAACGCGCGACCACCGCCGGCGCTATCGCCAGCATGGGCCTGGGTTTCGCCACCGCGCTGGTATTCATGTTCAAGGACGGTCTGGATGCGAACACGCCGATCTACTACAGCCTGGCGGTGGGTCTGGTGAGTTTCGTGGTGGTCAGCCTGGCGTCGCGTCGTCCTGCGACCGTGGCCAGTGCCATCTAA
- a CDS encoding purine-cytosine permease family protein — protein MNNNNNDQSLTQIETHGVEQIPDHERSAGPTDLFRMIFAGSNTFATAVLGSFPVLFGLSFQAGVWAIVAGVLLGSLILAPMGLFGPLNGTNNAVSSGAHFGVHGRIVGSFLSLLTAIAFFSLSVWSSGDALIGGAKRLIGLPETDLTLGLAYGLFAILVLTVCIYGFRFLLWVNKIAVWSASLLFLLGIFAFAGPFDVHYAGTVNLGQPGFWAAFIGAALVAMSNPISFGAFLGDWSRYIPRDTSKQRIMAAVVLSQIATFIPFLFGLSTATIVAIKAPDYIAANNYVGGLLAVSPSWFFLPVCLIAVIGGMSTGTTSLYGTGLDMSSVFPRVLSRVKATLLIGVLSIAFIFIGRFAANLVQSVSTFAVLIITCTTPWMVIMIIGLVVRRGFYCPDDLQVFTRGEQGGRYWFTHGWNWRGLGAWIPSAAVGLCFVNLPGQFVGPLGEMAGGIDVSLPVTLGLASVVYLTLLSLFPEPREVFGPTDARSQIVEKLELRQAT, from the coding sequence ATGAATAACAACAACAACGACCAAAGCCTTACGCAGATTGAAACCCACGGGGTCGAGCAGATCCCGGACCACGAACGCAGCGCAGGTCCGACGGACTTGTTCCGGATGATCTTCGCTGGTTCCAATACCTTTGCCACCGCCGTGCTCGGCAGTTTCCCGGTGCTGTTCGGCCTGTCGTTTCAGGCCGGCGTCTGGGCGATTGTTGCGGGCGTGCTGCTCGGCTCGCTGATCCTCGCACCGATGGGCCTGTTCGGCCCGCTCAACGGCACCAACAATGCCGTGTCGTCCGGTGCACACTTCGGCGTGCACGGGCGGATCGTCGGTTCGTTCCTGTCGCTGTTGACCGCTATCGCGTTTTTCTCGCTCTCGGTGTGGAGTTCGGGGGATGCGTTGATCGGTGGTGCGAAACGCCTGATCGGTTTGCCGGAAACCGACCTGACCCTGGGCCTGGCCTACGGTCTGTTCGCGATCCTGGTGCTGACCGTGTGCATCTACGGCTTCCGCTTCTTGCTGTGGGTGAACAAGATCGCGGTGTGGAGCGCCAGCCTGTTATTCCTGCTGGGCATCTTCGCCTTCGCCGGTCCTTTCGACGTCCACTACGCCGGCACCGTGAATCTCGGTCAACCGGGCTTCTGGGCAGCCTTCATCGGCGCGGCGCTGGTGGCCATGAGCAACCCGATTTCCTTCGGCGCGTTCCTCGGCGACTGGTCGCGCTACATCCCGCGTGACACCTCCAAGCAACGGATCATGGCAGCGGTTGTGCTGTCGCAGATCGCCACGTTCATCCCGTTCCTGTTCGGCCTGAGTACCGCGACCATCGTCGCGATCAAGGCGCCGGACTACATCGCGGCCAACAACTATGTAGGCGGTCTGCTGGCGGTGTCGCCGAGCTGGTTCTTCCTCCCGGTGTGCCTGATTGCGGTGATCGGCGGCATGTCCACCGGCACCACTTCGCTGTATGGCACCGGGCTGGACATGTCGAGCGTGTTTCCGCGGGTGTTGTCTAGGGTCAAGGCGACGCTGCTGATCGGCGTGCTGTCGATTGCCTTCATCTTTATCGGACGCTTTGCGGCGAACCTGGTGCAGAGCGTGTCGACCTTCGCGGTGCTGATCATCACCTGCACCACCCCGTGGATGGTGATCATGATCATCGGCCTGGTGGTGCGTCGCGGCTTCTACTGCCCGGATGACCTGCAAGTGTTCACTCGCGGCGAACAGGGTGGCCGCTACTGGTTCACCCACGGCTGGAACTGGCGTGGTCTGGGCGCGTGGATCCCGAGTGCGGCGGTCGGCTTGTGCTTCGTCAATCTGCCGGGGCAATTCGTCGGCCCGCTGGGTGAAATGGCCGGCGGCATCGACGTCAGTTTGCCGGTGACGCTGGGCCTGGCTTCGGTGGTGTACCTGACGTTGTTGAGCCTGTTCCCGGAACCGCGGGAAGTGTTCGGCCCGACGGATGCCCGTAGTCAAATCGTGGAAAAACTTGAACTGCGCCAGGCCACCTGA
- a CDS encoding YybH family protein, producing the protein MNERDQVLKAAADLVSAFARNDREAYFGAFSADASFVFYTLDQPLLSRDAYQALWDNWRAEDGFEVLSCTSSNAFVSLQGDVAVFIHDVATELRMQGEQHFSQERETIVFKKQASSLEQQGHWLACHEHLSAMPEGLPSP; encoded by the coding sequence ATGAACGAACGTGATCAGGTTCTGAAGGCCGCCGCCGATCTGGTGTCCGCCTTCGCCCGTAACGATCGCGAAGCCTACTTCGGCGCATTCAGCGCCGATGCCAGCTTCGTCTTCTACACCCTCGACCAGCCGCTGCTGTCGCGCGATGCCTATCAGGCCTTGTGGGACAACTGGCGCGCCGAGGATGGCTTCGAGGTGCTTTCCTGCACCTCAAGCAACGCCTTCGTCAGCCTGCAAGGTGACGTGGCGGTGTTTATCCATGACGTGGCCACCGAGCTGCGCATGCAAGGGGAGCAACACTTCAGCCAGGAGCGCGAGACGATTGTTTTCAAGAAACAAGCGTCGAGCCTAGAACAACAAGGCCATTGGCTGGCCTGCCACGAACATTTGTCCGCAATGCCGGAAGGGCTGCCATCCCCTTAG
- the speB gene encoding agmatinase, which yields MDKILHQPLGGNEMPRFGGIATMLRLPHVPTAAGLDAAFVGVPLDIGTSLRPGTRFGPRDIRTESVMIRPYNMATGAAPFDSLSVADIGDVAINTFNLLDAVRIIEEAYDNILEHNVIPMTLGGDHTITLPILRAIHKKHGKVGLVHIDAHADVNDHMFGEKIAHGTTFRRAVEEGLLDCDRVVQIGLRAQGYTADDFNWSRDQGFRVVQAEECWHKSLAPLMAEVREKVGGGPVYLSFDIDGIDPAWAPGTGTPEIGGLTTIQAIEIVRGCQGLDLIGCDLVEVSPAYDTTGNTSLLAANLLYEMLCVLPGVVHR from the coding sequence GTGGACAAGATTCTTCACCAACCACTGGGCGGCAATGAAATGCCGCGCTTCGGCGGCATCGCCACCATGCTCCGACTTCCCCATGTACCGACCGCTGCCGGCCTGGACGCTGCTTTCGTAGGCGTGCCACTGGACATCGGTACTTCGCTGCGCCCCGGCACCCGCTTCGGGCCACGCGACATCCGCACCGAATCGGTGATGATCCGCCCGTACAACATGGCCACCGGCGCTGCGCCCTTCGACTCGCTGTCGGTTGCCGACATCGGTGACGTGGCGATCAACACCTTCAACCTGCTCGACGCCGTGCGCATCATCGAAGAAGCCTACGACAACATCCTCGAGCACAACGTGATCCCGATGACCCTGGGTGGCGACCACACCATCACCCTGCCGATCCTGCGTGCGATCCATAAAAAGCATGGCAAGGTCGGTCTGGTACACATCGATGCCCACGCGGACGTCAACGATCACATGTTCGGCGAGAAGATCGCCCACGGCACCACCTTCCGCCGCGCGGTTGAAGAGGGTCTGCTCGATTGCGACCGCGTGGTACAGATCGGTCTGCGTGCGCAGGGCTACACCGCTGACGACTTCAACTGGAGCCGCGATCAGGGTTTCCGCGTGGTGCAGGCCGAAGAGTGCTGGCACAAGTCGCTGGCACCGCTGATGGCCGAAGTGCGCGAGAAAGTCGGCGGTGGCCCGGTGTACCTGAGCTTCGACATCGACGGCATCGACCCGGCCTGGGCGCCCGGCACCGGCACCCCGGAAATCGGTGGTCTGACGACCATTCAGGCGATTGAGATCGTGCGTGGCTGCCAAGGCCTCGACCTGATCGGTTGCGATCTGGTAGAAGTCTCGCCCGCTTATGACACCACCGGCAACACCTCGCTGCTGGCCGCCAACCTGCTGTACGAAATGCTCTGCGTACTGCCAGGCGTGGTTCACCGCTGA
- a CDS encoding LysR family transcriptional regulator yields the protein MANALPDLKLLRIFVSVVRHQGFANAQQELNLSTSAISTYMSQLEAALGLVLCHRGRGGFSLTSKGELFHQETLRLLAELEGFEQYAAALKGELRGTLNLGVIDSTVSDKALPFAEAIGAYSQEHPAVHLHLSVMSPYELQLGVQDNRLDLAIGAFSTRMSGLVYMPLYREQHWLYCSSRHPLFNERRIPEQVITQQRMVGRGYWSQAELARHGFKHSAATVESMEAQLILVLSGAYIGYLPEHYAQAWADKGDLRVLLPATFGYQAPFSMIMRRGRSREPLIQTFRDLLKAQLNQA from the coding sequence ATGGCCAACGCTTTACCCGACCTGAAACTGTTACGCATCTTCGTCAGCGTGGTCCGTCATCAGGGTTTCGCCAACGCGCAGCAGGAACTCAACCTGTCGACCTCGGCGATCAGCACCTACATGAGTCAGCTCGAAGCTGCGCTCGGTCTGGTGCTGTGCCATCGTGGCCGTGGCGGGTTCAGCCTGACCAGCAAGGGTGAGCTGTTTCATCAGGAAACGTTGCGCCTGCTCGCCGAACTCGAAGGCTTCGAGCAGTACGCCGCCGCGCTCAAAGGCGAACTGCGCGGCACGCTCAACCTCGGGGTCATCGACTCCACCGTCAGCGACAAGGCTCTGCCGTTCGCCGAAGCCATCGGAGCCTACAGCCAGGAACACCCGGCGGTGCATTTGCATCTGTCGGTGATGAGCCCGTATGAACTGCAACTCGGCGTGCAGGACAACCGTCTCGACCTGGCTATTGGCGCGTTTTCCACGCGCATGAGCGGGCTGGTCTACATGCCGCTGTACCGCGAACAGCACTGGCTGTATTGCAGTAGCCGGCACCCGTTGTTCAACGAACGGCGCATTCCCGAACAAGTCATTACCCAGCAACGCATGGTCGGTCGTGGCTACTGGAGTCAGGCGGAACTGGCGCGGCACGGTTTCAAACACAGCGCCGCGACCGTGGAAAGTATGGAGGCGCAGCTGATTCTGGTGCTGTCCGGCGCCTACATCGGCTATCTGCCGGAACACTACGCGCAAGCCTGGGCCGACAAGGGTGATCTGCGCGTGCTGTTGCCGGCGACCTTCGGTTATCAGGCGCCGTTCTCGATGATCATGCGCCGTGGCCGCAGCCGTGAACCGCTGATCCAGACCTTTCGCGATTTGCTCAAAGCTCAGCTCAATCAGGCCTAA